GTTAAAAAACATGTAAAACACCCTCAGAATGGACACATGAAAGTGGTTGCATGTCTTGGGCAAATCATTGAAGCCATCCATCAAGGCCTGCTCAAGCAACTCTTTCTTCATTTCGTCAAGTATTTCCTTCACATGCTTGATCGAAGTTTCAAGGCCTGCCTTTGGATTTGCTTTCGAATACAATATCACAAAGTTCTTCTTCCCCACCTCTAGTTCTTTCTGCAAATTAACAACAAATTAAGAACTTAATTAGAAAGCTTCTCTTTTAGATATATTGTAGCATGAAAAAGAAACTCATTTGTGGGTAAATTGCGGTTAAAGGTCTCTGAAGTATGCACTTAATTGGGCTCTCTGCAGGTGGGCGGTGAAATTTGACTCTTACAGGATTAGTCGAAGTGTGCATAGTACGTTGGTCCAAACACCCGAGTTACGCTATCAAAGTATGCACTTTGTCTCACTTTTTAGGTACCACAAATTTTGTCAATTTTGTCcttgaaattttcatttttgagttGAACGGGTTCAAGTCGATAGAACGACATTGGCTTGGCGTACGTAGTAATGCAACTCTAGTAACATACTAACATCCTATCGTCTGGCAAAAAGAAACAATTAAAGAAGTTAGCTCGTAATTTTAGTTTACCTGATAGCTTTGAATGTCATTCAACAAACGAGATGAAGCCATGAGCAACTTGGTGATGCTCTGGTAGTGATCAGATTTGAGGTCATAGTTGAGGAAACACAGAGCTGGCATAATCATGGTGTGTGTAGCAATAGAAGTCATGCCCATTTGAAGATACTCATCCAGTGATGGTAAGTATCCTGTTTTACTCCATGTGGTCTCCATCATCCATGAACCAAATGTTTCACCccactaaaataaaataaaaatccacaaaattttACCATTATTATTACAGTTTTGCTAACCTAATATGCACATAATTCTAAacaagttcggatatcaatgtatttcacggatattaatacatttcacaaatatatattaatacatttttctcggatatcaatgcatattttacctattatcctaaCATTTTGGGCAGAGGTTAGAATAATCTTTATTACTATTTCAAGTTTCCATTGGATTCTCCTTGGTTACATAGGGATTCTGTACTTTAGGGTCCATTTGATTAGAAAGAAAAGGataatggaaaatgaaaatgatagaaagtaACGTTGAAAAGACAAATTATTTGCTTGCATGTGTTTGTTTGTAATAAAGCCTTCTCAATATTTTCCATTATAGAGTTTGGTTACAATGAAAGTCACCAGAAAATATAGGTACATTTCTAAAttaacctctctctttttcgtcattcgttaaacctaacATACTTTATCCTAGGGGACTTGCGAAGGGGGATAAGTACTTACGGGAATTGAACGCTGcccatgtgcatgagagtataagggAGGTACTAACtacactccactccacttgcacaTTCCTAAATTAACCTTACATgactaaaatatatataacataatTTCATTAATAGCAGGTAATTGAAAAGGAATGATAAATTTGAAATTCCAATTGTAGAATAACAAGTTTCATGATGAGAAAGTTAcaattttgtgtgtttttgcaAGGAAAAAAAGACAACTTCAAATGCATTAATGGGTTGTACATGATTCTTTAATTTCAAGCattttttctccaatttttctAATTAAACACACAAAAAGTTGATATAATTTTTCTATTTCCATCATTTTCTTGCTAACCAAatggacccttaaaaaaaaaaaaatgagaggctAAGGCACATTGTGAAATTCATGATCACAGTCTAGCATTATACGTTCTTGACTGTACTTTTAATTAAATGGAGAGAATTCAAATAGCAAATTCAATCACACTGATATAAAAAAATCTTACCAAATGACGAAGGTTTTTCGTGATGTCAATTCCGTATTGCTGAACGTGGTTTTCAGCAATTTCACTCACGATATCCTCAAGGCCACGAAAAATAATGTCACCATGTCCACTTAAGCCTCTTCCATCCCATCTGCATGCATGTTAATAGCAATGTGAGAAGAACTCGAACATCGGATCATTGAGACGTGCTTTGGTCGTCTATAAGATCCAGTCTTAGAATCATTATGAatctatttcttcaaaattaAATGTTATCTGACTTAATTTTGTTGCATGAATAATCTactggaggagagagagagagagagagagagagagagagagagagagagagagagagagagagagagagagagagagagtcgttgTAGTATTGTATAAGTCAATAGACGTTATTTTTCTGAGTGAATGTTGTGTCTCCACCTGGCCCATCTCCCATCACCGGTTCATCGTAATGGTCCCAGAATTATTGGCTCAGGGCTTAGGGATAAtacatctatctatctatattcaaaaagagagagagaattaacaTTCCAAATCATTAACCTTTGAACGGCTTGAGTCAAGGCGTGCAAGTCGTCTAAAGAGCCTTCCATGTCGTAGAGATCGTCGGCAACTGTAACGAGTATGGAGCTCTTCGCAACTAGAATTCGGACCGTGGAATCCAGCGGGAGGCAAGTGCTGGAGGCAATTGCGAAGTAGCAATAGGCTGTTTTCTCCCTCCCAAATCCCATTTCACTTAGTCGCCATTCCTTTGACCACCTATACTCACATATAGACTCATAAAGCCAAAATATACACAATCTTCTATGATACTTATATATAATCCATTTGAacagagaaattgaaaaagtacaaggaaaaaaaaaatcatatttggAAACAAAATTCGGAGAAAAGAAGCTTAAATTTATCTTCTGATGCGAGCGGATTGATCGACCATACCTTGTGAGTTCCTCCAATTCTTTCCTGTAAATTGATTGCCGATAATTGTAATTCTCCACAGCAAGTTGCATTAGCTTGTCATTGTGGAGACATGATAACCTAGTCAAATTAAGatttttaattgaaattttGTTATTTGATTTAATCATATTATCGCAAGATTATTCAacaaatgaatgaatgaatgtgTTTATTATAAACGCGCGATCATATACCTATCAAGCGAGGCCTTTTCAATCCATTGGGtgtcaattttattttgttcaatcCACATCCTATGATCGAGATGATCAAGTCTAGCAATCCATGGATTCCTCAACTCATGCTCaatctgtatatatataacaaattACAAGGTCAGCTTAGGTACAAGTGCAATTTCATAACTTTGtcactctttttgttttctcgatgtaccctttgtcgagtttttaataaaaaaaaattgccgataaaaataaaaactttttcctctctgactcttctcttcttcttcttcttcttcttgttgtttgttgtttttgctttcaaaaagaaaacttcGAGAGGAGGAAAGACAGGTTAAAAATTTGCGAATAGCGCTAATAGTAAGGTATTGTGAACTCTTTGAGACTCactcaatgttttttttttctctttttcttttttgtccttgtAATTAATGAATATATTTCTTTTTCCGATCAAAAAAACTTTGTCATTTTGGTTGctgttttcaaataaactttcTGCCACACTATTCGAAGACTCTtttcgagggaaaaaaaaaaaaactcactgcGTTTCTGTTGGGTATTCAATTTTTGAGCGATAATGCGTTAATTTGCATGAATTTAAAAACATTTTGATATGCTCAAAGAAAATCACATTTTATAGAAGAAATTCGAATGTGTATATTTCTTGCTTAATTCTGAGATATTGAATTAATTAACGTACGTACCAGCCTTTTAAAATTCGGATTATCCTTCACACTTGTGAGCTTGAGGGATTTTTCAAGCAATTTCTTTGAGAATAACTTTGCCTCTTCTGCTTCATATTCCCCTGAAAACATAAGCTCTGTGGCTCTGTAAACATTATACAATGCACCCATGAAATATTCAAAGTTTTTTTCCACATGAACCCTTATGTCTTCGTCATATAGAAACCAACAAAAGCTCCCTGCACCATCAAAACGTTTTTAGTTAGTCAAATTGAACAGGAAAGATTTTGGGTGGCCCCGATTATTCTGCAGCGGTATGGTAGGTACCACCTCCAGAATAAATACGAGCAACCCAGTAATTTTGTTTGCGTTTTATAAtgcatttttgtttgtgtttcgaGGCAATACTAAAATTTCCGATCGAGGCTTACTTGGTGTTACATTATACCCGTGCATCCGGAGCAGACGAAATGCCAAAGAGTCCTTGTATATTTTTGCCGGCACTAAATGGAGGTCTATTTCCCGCGATTCTTGATTCTTGTAACTCCTGCATGATTTTTAGTTACAAGGGTTAAAAAACAGAGGATCGAACAGCGTTGGTTAGTTTAGGAATTGAGTACTATTGAAATTAGGTGTTGTACGCACGTACCGGTAAATACGTTCCAAAACTTCGTCAATCTCCTTGGTGAAGTGCTCAGCCAGCCCCAGTCTTTGTATATGgttaaccaaacaaagccttattAGCTCTCCATCAACAGGGCAGGTCGTTGGAACTGCATATAAAAATTAGTCAAAATTGAGAGTTTGTTACCTTACGTTTTTTCGCATATGATAACAACATATGATTACATGTATGTATCTTCGTTTTCATGCAATTTCAGCTGCAGAATCGCACATTAGCCTCTTCTTGAAAAGAATCTTTTGTGCAATTATGCGACTGACATTACACGAGAATAGAGATACATGCATTTTGGACACAAATGACCTGAGGCAAGGGTTTGTGTAGCTTTAATATAAATCATGTGTATGTGTGGGAGTGAGGTGTGTAATGTGATTTCTATTTCTGTTATCGGTTGTGTTTGGTtaccattttagtttagtttttcaataattatcctatttttctcttcacccattaccaaaactaaactaaactaaaatgccaACCAAATAAGTAGAGTTTGTTTGAGTGGTAGTGTGTGCAACTTTTTTGTGGTTATACATGAGAGAATTTATGATGACCCAATTAAGTCcttgttaagaaaatagagtcccacattacttgggagtggaatgggttaATAGCATTTgagacctcttcactcattaccaattagttttgagatggatataaagtttctacggTCCTACTCAACTCATTAATAAGGGTGCATGTTGTTATGACAGCCAAAAGTAGAGAATAAACCTAAACCGATTTCGATAAGGAATTCTAGTTACTATGTCAACTTTTTTATTTGCACAAGAGTTGAATCCACAAGTTCATTGTACGTACGCAAGGGCAGACCGTTTGGCAAAGTGTGTGCAACTTGATTCGTCGTAGACACGTGCGATGTAATTAAATGTACCTTTCTCTATGTTTTCTTCACCAACAGCACCCCATGTTTTGAGTGCTACAAGGCAAGCAAGAGTGGAAGGAAGGCCATCAATGGTGGGGAGGCCATCACTCCCATCCTCCTCCCAAAACCCCTCTTCTCTCTGGTTATTGACAATCCACTCCAAACAACCTTTGAACACGGAACGATTAGTTCCTTGTTTGGGGTGATCAGGAACCGTAGCTAACCAAGCAGTAGTCTCGTAAGCAGACGGGAAAACAAAGGAGAGAGGATCAAAAGGTGATGAGAAAATCTCTTGCTTGATTTGGGTTACCAGAGTTTGAATTCGCGAGAGCGAGGATTCCAtagcaaaagaagaagaagaagagaataaTTGAGGAAATTAAACCCGATTTTGCTTCGGAGAAATGGGGTGAGCATCATACATGAATCAAGCAAGCTATTTATAGAGAAAAAATCAGAGATGTTAGAATGTATGCTCCCAAAATTTTGAGAAGTCCATCACTTTAGTTGGGGACCGCTGGAAACGTGAACAacgttttcaaaatcaaattattGTTGTCCCATGCAGCACCATACGTACATATGACTTTAAGTCAACATGTATTTGACACATTGTTGAAGTTTTGTAACATGACCTAATAATTGAAGTTGCATCTATCTGTTGATTTGTGGGGAACGTAATATTGCAATAATCGATGTGCCAATCGTACGtgttgctatatatatatatatatatatatatatatatatatatatatatatatatatattatatactttgttctttcttatGCCAGTCAATATATCGTACGTACTTTGTTCATTCTTGGACAAATAAAGTTTTTCTTTGCTtaattagcaattttttttcccctcaaacCTAAGCAgaccttttctctttttctattgAAGACCcgtgaataaaaattttattgtACACTTACAACTAATCCCTCTTTATTGCCGTTATCCCCCCAACCCAACCCCAAAGCATTATATGCAGTATTATTATCATATAATGCTTTGAAACCCTtcctaacaccaattgatttGAGGAGAGATGGTGAAAAAACGGTGCGACAGATCGGAACTAGCCTTGTTGTTGAGAGATTTCATGATAGTATCTCCTTCTATCCTTTAATCCGCTAAAATTTTCTTTGGGGGCTCCACTCTATACTCACATCGACGATCTAAGAGCATTTgtagtggaataatcaaatcaaaaagttgCTAAGATTAGCAATGTTTGATCAAAAAAGTGGTCATTACTCATAGGGCGAAAGGTTGGATtgtattcataatttttgtaatttgtttttttctcactAAGTATGTTAGCTTGGTCATTACTCGTTGCGTTAAAGTATTATTCTAGCATTGCTTATTAATTATGAATTATTTTCTGGTGAACCGAGTTTTAAAAGCATCCCCGCCTAACGTGAATTCTTGGCTATGCCACTGCCAAGCAGGCCAACATACCCTGCAACGAATCGTAAGCTAGCTGTACCCCAAATAAAATTGGTAACACAACCACCAAATTAGATGAATTACCAAAAAGCTAAACCAACTCTAATAAGCCAAATGCATAAGTAATCGGACACTCCACATGTTGGTGAACCGAGTTGTAAAAGCACCCCTGCCTAACGTGAATTCTTGGCTATGCCACTGCCAAGTAGGCCAACATACCACGCGACAAATTTTGAGCTAGTTGTACCCCGAAGAAAATTGGTAACACAACCACCAAATTAGATGAATTACCAAAACGCTAAACCAACTCTAATAAGCCAAATGCATAAGTAATCGGACACTCCACATGTTCTTCTCATTCCTGTCCCTTAACACTCCTAGTACTTCGGAATATTGAGCGGTCACAATTATTAATTGTTTTTACTTGTTATACAATAAGTTCAGAATCACAAACAAAGATATAAACACTTGCACATTGACGTAACGGAATTAACAAGaaagattagttgcgtactaatcgaACGAATGATAAACTCAAATCCACGAGAGAAATagacaaagtctgaatattattgataaaaaagctgcataaacattaggttacaacccCTATATAGGCCTGAAACCcaagaaaccctaaaaataaagccggaaaataaaaagtttcaaaatttggggcttttcctaaaattgaaaacggaaaagaaaaataagattttcccaaaaagaaccAACTAATAAAGAATTAcagtctaagagttattaacgaattAAAACTTTCACGAAATGGCAAAATAACGCACTTGAAGGACTAAATGGATGAATTGGGCCGAAATCCACCGTACATCACAACCTTAGGGTGGTGTGTATTGACCGTAGCGCGAAAATAAGTTAACCCACCAAGTTTAGGCCTATCCGCCAGTACTGATTGGTATTATTACAATCATGTTCTCTTCTAGTTCTACAACTAACCAATTACAATCATAAACAAAGCCAATACTGACTGTTTGGTACCATTACGGTCATCTTCATTTCTAGTTCTAAAAATGACTAATTACAATAATATAGGGTTCGAATTGGGCCCACAAATGTAAATTGAATGGGGTATGCACGGATGAATTTAAATATTGGTCCGACATGTTACATAGCTATTTTTAGGTCCTCTCACACCGCTACACCCAATTAAACCGGCgttacaaaaaaattcacatccgTATTGTCTGATACCCCCTACGTATCGCTTTTCATGTGATTTTTACACGCTTCACGCTTCTGACATGACCACTATGGCAGCTTTAGGTACTCTGGCACCAAAAGTAGTCTATCAAAAAATGTCACGATCGGTACACTCAATTCTCGCTACACAACATTAGATACTAGCGCTACCGCCACGC
The sequence above is a segment of the Rhododendron vialii isolate Sample 1 chromosome 13a, ASM3025357v1 genome. Coding sequences within it:
- the LOC131312779 gene encoding (E,E)-geranyllinalool synthase-like, whose product is MESSLSRIQTLVTQIKQEIFSSPFDPLSFVFPSAYETTAWLATVPDHPKQGTNRSVFKGCLEWIVNNQREEGFWEEDGSDGLPTIDGLPSTLACLVALKTWGAVGEENIEKVPTTCPVDGELIRLCLVNHIQRLGLAEHFTKEIDEVLERIYRSYKNQESREIDLHLVPAKIYKDSLAFRLLRMHGYNVTPRSFCWFLYDEDIRVHVEKNFEYFMGALYNVYRATELMFSGEYEAEEAKLFSKKLLEKSLKLTSVKDNPNFKRLIEHELRNPWIARLDHLDHRMWIEQNKIDTQWIEKASLDRLSCLHNDKLMQLAVENYNYRQSIYRKELEELTRWSKEWRLSEMGFGREKTAYCYFAIASSTCLPLDSTVRILVAKSSILVTVADDLYDMEGSLDDLHALTQAVQRWDGRGLSGHGDIIFRGLEDIVSEIAENHVQQYGIDITKNLRHLWGETFGSWMMETTWSKTGYLPSLDEYLQMGMTSIATHTMIMPALCFLNYDLKSDHYQSITKLLMASSRLLNDIQSYQKELEVGKKNFVILYSKANPKAGLETSIKHVKEILDEMKKELLEQALMDGFNDLPKTCNHFHVSILRVFYMFFNSSNLFDSTTELLHDINRAIHVPIPIK